In Aquabacterium sp. OR-4, the DNA window TGCGCATCGACGACCCCGCGCGCGTGGCCGGCCTGTATCCGCACGAGGTGTCGGGCGGCATGGGCCAGCGCGCCATGATCGCCATGATGCTGATCGCCGGGCCCGAGCTGCTGATCGCCGACGAGCCCACCTCGGCGCTCGATGTCACGGTGCAGCTCGAGGTGCTGGGCATCCTGGACGGCCTGGTGCGCGAGCGCGGCATGGGCCTGGTGTTCATCTCGCATGACCTGCGCCTGGTGAGCAGCTTTTGCGACCGCGTTTTGGTGATGTATGCCGGCCGCGTGGTGGAGACGCTGGACAGCGGCCGCCTGCACGAGGCCACCCACCCCTACACCCAGGGCCTGCTGAACTGCCTGCCGCAGATCGATGCGCCACGGCATCCGCTGCCCGTCTTGGACCGCAAACCCGAATGGCTGGCATGAGCGACACCCCCGCCGCCATCGGCCTGAGCGTTCAGGGCCTGACCGTGCGCTACGGCGCCTTCACCGCGCTGAGCGAGGTGGGCTTCACGCTGGCCCCCGGCGAAGCCCTGGGCCTGGTGGGCGGCAGCGGCTCGGGCAAGAGCACGGTGCTGCGCGCCATCTGCGGCCTGGCCCCGCGCAGCGCCGGGCAGGTGCAACTGCAGGCCGACGGGCCGGCCGGCGCCGCGCTGCCGGCGCCGGGCAGCCTGGCCTTTCGCCGCTGCGTGCAGATGGTGTTTCAAGATCCGTTCGGCTCGCTCCACCCGCGCCAGACGGTGGACCGGCAACTGGCCGAGCCGCTGGCCATCCACCGCGTGCCCGATGCCGAGGCGCGCATCGCCCGTGCGCTGGACGAGGTGGGCCTGGGCGAGGCCAGTGGTGGCGGCTTTCGCTTTCGCTACCCGCACCAGCTCTCGGGCGGCCAGCGCCAGCGCGTGGCGATTGCCCGCGCGCTGATCCTCGAGCCGCGCGTGCTGCTGCTGGACGAACCCACCTCGGCGCTGGATGCCTCGGTGCAGGCCGAGGTGCTGAACCTGCTGGACAGCCTGCGCCAGCGCCGCGGCCTGAGCTACCTGATGGTGAGCCACGACCTGGCCGTGGTGACCCATTTGTGCCAGCGCCTGCTGGTGATGGAGCGCGGCCGCATCGTCGAACAACTGACCGCGCAAGACCTGGCCGCCCGCCGCGTGAGCGCCCCGGCCACGCAGGCGCTGCTGGCGGCGGCGCAGGGCTTTGTGCGCAAGCCGGCCGCCGCAGAAGAGCAGGGCGCATGAGCGAGCTCACCATTGCCCCCGCCTTGGCCCAGCCCATCGTCACACGCCCCATGCCCCAACGCCATCGCACGCTCAGCCTGTCCGCTATCACCTCGCTGGCCATCGCCCTGGTGCTGGCGCTCTCAGGCTGCGCCACGCCGCAGCGCACCACGCTCACCCAGCTGCCGCCGCCGGTGCTGGCCGCGCTGGCCGAGGCCGGCCTGCCGGCCGACAGCCTCTCGGTGCTGGTGGTGCCCGCCCCCTGGCCCGGCCAGAAGATCGACCGCGCCACCCTCGGCCCGCCGCTGCTGAGCGTCAACGCCGACCGGCTGATGCAGCCCGGCTCGGCCATGAAGCTGATCACCAGCATCGTGGCGCTGGACGTGCTGGGCCCCGAGCACCGCGGCTTCACCGAGCTGCGCTCGGCCGCACCCCAGCAGGGCGAGGTGCTGCAAGGCGACCTGGTGCTGCGCGGCGGTGCCGACCCCGAGCTGGGCCTGCCCGAGCTGTGGCAACTGCTTTCGGCCTTGCGCTGGGGCACCAACGGCCCAAATGGCCAAGTGAGCGGCGTGCGCGAGATCGCCGGCGACATCGTGCTCGACCGCACCCTGTTCAACCCGCCGCGCCCCGACATCGGCCTGCCGCCCTTCGACGAGACACCCGAGTTCGCCTACAACGTCATCCCCGACGCGCTGAACCTCAACGGCAGCCTGGCCGGCCTGGTGATCGAGGCCGGCAGCGGCCCCCAGGCCACCGTGGCGGCCCGGCTCAACCCCCCGCTGCCCGGCATCACGCTCGACACCACTCAGCTGCACCCCATCGACGCCCCCTGCCGCGAATGGGACGAACACGGCTGGCGCACACCCGAGGCCACGCCACAGCCCGACGGCAGCGTGCGCGTGCGCCTGCAAGGCGGCTTTCCCCGCGGCTGCGCCGTGACGCCGCAACTGCAGCTGATGGAACGCAACCGCCTGGCCGAAGCGCAGCTGCGCCTGGTGTGGGAAAGCCTGGGCGGCACCTGGCGCGGCCGCGTGCGCGAAGGCACGGCGCAAGACGCCGCCGCATCGCAATCGCCCCAGGCCCGCCTGATCTTCCGCCGCGTGGCTCACCCCTGGGGCGAACTGCTGCGCACGATGAACAAACGCAGCGACAACGCCTTTGCGCGGCTGCTGTACCTGTCACTCGGCCTGCCCCGGCCGGGCGATGCGCCAGTTGCGGCCGGTGATGCCCCCATCGCCACCGCAGAGCGTGCTGATCAGCGCGTGCGGGCCTGGTTCAAGGATCAGGGCATCGACGCCACCGGCCTGGTGATGGACAACGGTTCGGGCCTCAGCCGCAGCGAGCGCATCAGCGCCACGCAGATGGCCCAGGCGCTGCAGGTGGCGCTGTCAGGCCGCCGCGCGAATGAACTGCTGATGAGCCTGCCGGTGGCGGGGGAGGACGGGACGATGCGGCGGCGCTTGACCG includes these proteins:
- a CDS encoding ABC transporter ATP-binding protein, translating into MSDTPAAIGLSVQGLTVRYGAFTALSEVGFTLAPGEALGLVGGSGSGKSTVLRAICGLAPRSAGQVQLQADGPAGAALPAPGSLAFRRCVQMVFQDPFGSLHPRQTVDRQLAEPLAIHRVPDAEARIARALDEVGLGEASGGGFRFRYPHQLSGGQRQRVAIARALILEPRVLLLDEPTSALDASVQAEVLNLLDSLRQRRGLSYLMVSHDLAVVTHLCQRLLVMERGRIVEQLTAQDLAARRVSAPATQALLAAAQGFVRKPAAAEEQGA
- the dacB gene encoding D-alanyl-D-alanine carboxypeptidase/D-alanyl-D-alanine endopeptidase, whose product is MSELTIAPALAQPIVTRPMPQRHRTLSLSAITSLAIALVLALSGCATPQRTTLTQLPPPVLAALAEAGLPADSLSVLVVPAPWPGQKIDRATLGPPLLSVNADRLMQPGSAMKLITSIVALDVLGPEHRGFTELRSAAPQQGEVLQGDLVLRGGADPELGLPELWQLLSALRWGTNGPNGQVSGVREIAGDIVLDRTLFNPPRPDIGLPPFDETPEFAYNVIPDALNLNGSLAGLVIEAGSGPQATVAARLNPPLPGITLDTTQLHPIDAPCREWDEHGWRTPEATPQPDGSVRVRLQGGFPRGCAVTPQLQLMERNRLAEAQLRLVWESLGGTWRGRVREGTAQDAAASQSPQARLIFRRVAHPWGELLRTMNKRSDNAFARLLYLSLGLPRPGDAPVAAGDAPIATAERADQRVRAWFKDQGIDATGLVMDNGSGLSRSERISATQMAQALQVALSGRRANELLMSLPVAGEDGTMRRRLTDSPAKGVARLKTGTLRNVVALAGVVPDKVGNYWVLMGVINQAEAGHGRQVLDAVINWVVHHQPPG